In the Halichoerus grypus chromosome 4, mHalGry1.hap1.1, whole genome shotgun sequence genome, one interval contains:
- the LACC1 gene encoding purine nucleoside phosphorylase LACC1 gives MAEAVLIDFCGLKCNSQKNSHQALLKTLNAIRYHHAAKAKFLCIMCCNNISCERNGAHNNCELEASNGLSTLLREFETVSNPSMAASLYTIKQKIDEKNLSSIKVIVPMHRKTLLKAFIDQLFTNVYSFEFEDLQVTLRGVPLKQSTEIDMITAQEVEAIQNEIQTYLRSLPALKGELTIITSPLISDIFLHGFTTRTGGISYIPTLSSFNLFSSSKRRDPKVVVQENLRRLGNAAGFNVEKFYRIKTDHASDVWIMERKEPESYDGITTNQRGVTIAALAADCIPIVFADPVRKACGVAHSGWRGTLLGIAMATVNAMITEYGCSLEDIIVVLGPSVGPCCFTLPRESAKGFHNLDPECVRLFDSPNPCVDIRKATRILLERGGILPQNIQDLNQDLNLCTSCHPDKFFSHVRDGLNFGTQIGFISIRE, from the exons ATGGCAGAAGCAGTGTTGATTGATTTCTGTGGTTTGAAATGTAACTCTCAGAAAAATAGTCATCAGGCATTACTGAAGACATTGAATGCTATCCGATACCACCATGCTGCCAAGGCCAAGTTTCTTTGCATAATGTGTTGCAATAACATCAGCTGTGAAAGGAATGGTGCACATAATAACTGTGAATTAGAAGCAAGTAATGGATTATCAACTCTCTTGAGAGAATTTGAGACTGTTAGCAATCCTAGTATGGCTGCCTCCTTGTATACTATTAAGCaaaaaattgatgaaaaaaatttgaGCAGCATTAAGGTAATTGTCCCCATGCACCGGAAGACATTACTGAAGGCTTTTATTGATCAACTCTTCACCAATGTTTACAGTTTTGAGTTTGAAGACTTACAGGTGACTTTGAGGGGAGTTCCTCTGAAACAATCCACTGAAATAGACATGATCACAGCTCAAGAAGTAGAAGCAATCCAGAATGAAATACAAACATATTTGAGAAGTCTGCCAGCACTGAAAGGAGAGTTAACCATTATCACATCTCCTTTGATCTCAG atattttcttACATGGATTTACTACAAGAACAGGTGGAATATCTTACATCCCAACTCTTAGCTCATTCAATCTCTTCAGTAGTTCCAAAAGGAGAGATCCCAAGGTCGTTGTTCAAGAAAATCTGCGTAGGTTGGGGAATGCTGCAGGATTTAATGTGGAGAAATTTTACCGAATAAAG ACTGATCATGCCAGTGATGTCTGGATTATGGAAAGGAAAGAACCTGAATCTTATGATGGAATCACCACAAATCAGAGGGGAGTCACAATAGCAGCTCTTGCTGCTGACTGTATACCAATTGTTTTTGCTGATCCTGTCAGGAAAGCATGTGGTGTTGCTCACTCTG GTTGGAGGGGTACTTTGTTAGGTATTGCTATGGCTACAGTGAATGCTATGATCACAGAATATGGCTGTAGTTTGGAAGACATTATTGTTGTACTGGGACCTTCAGTAGGACCTTGCTGTTTTACTCTGCCAAGGGAATCAGCAAAGGGATTTCATAATCTTGATCCTGAATGTGTACGGTTATTTGATTCACCAAATCCCTGTGTTGACATTCGTAAAGCCACCAG GATTCTTCTAGAACGGGGAGGAATTCTACCACAGAATATCCAGGACCTGAACCAAGATCTTAACCTCTGTACATCCTGCCATCCTGACAAGTTTTTCTCCCATGTCCGAGATGGCCTTAATTTTGGTACACAGATTGGCTTCATATCAATTAGAGAATGA